The following proteins are encoded in a genomic region of Brachionichthys hirsutus isolate HB-005 chromosome 14, CSIRO-AGI_Bhir_v1, whole genome shotgun sequence:
- the LOC137904137 gene encoding activin receptor type-2B-like gives MRFRRGLSRGEVATTECLYYNVNYEMERTNRSGVERCEGEKDKRSHCYASWRNSSGAVELVKKGCWLDDFNCYDRQDCVATEDSPQVFFCCCEGNFCNERFTHLPDGGGPLTKAPPPSIAVIVYCLLPVAMLPVILLTAVWMYRHRKPPYGHVYVTEDPGPPLASPLLGLKPLQLLEVKARGRFGAVWKAQIMNEYVAVKIFPIQNKQSWQNERAVFLTPGMRHENILRYIAAEKRGSHLEAELWLITEFHERGSLSDFLKGNIISWMEVCHIAESMACGLAYLHEDIPRQKGEGPKPAIAHRDFKSKNIMLRSDLTAVIGDFGLAVCFEAGKSPGETHGQVGTRRYMAPEVLEGAINFQRDAFLRIDMYAVGLVLWELASRCRAADGPVGDYVLPFEEEVGQHPTLEDLQEVIVHKKTRPAFKDLWLKHAGLAQVCETAEECWDHDAEARLSAGCVEERIAQARRLIAPPTSDLMVSTPTPVPMVTNVDLPPKESSI, from the exons ATGAGGTTCAGACGAg GGCTGAGCCGCGGGGAGGTCGCCACCACCGAGTGCTTGTACTACAACGTGAACTATGAGATGGAGAGGACCAATCGGAGCGGAGTGGAGCGCTGCGAAGGCGAGAAGGACAAGCGCTCGCACTGCTACGCCTCCTGGAGGAACAGCTCGGGCGCCGTGGAGCTGGTGAAGAAAGGCTGCTGGCTGGACGACTTCAACTGCTACGACCG GCAGGACTGCGTCGCCACGGAGGACAGTCCTCAggtcttcttctgctgctgcgagGGAAACTTCTGCAACGAGAGGTTCACGCACCTCCCCGACGGCGGCGGCCCGC TGAcgaaagccccgccccccagcatCGCCGTCATCGTTTACTGCCTGCTGCCCGTCGCCATGCTGCCCGTCATCCTGCTGACCGCCGTCTGGATGTACCGACACCGGAAGCCCCCATACGGGCATGTTTACGTCACCgag GATCCTGGTCCTCCTCTGGCCTCCCCCCTGCTGGGTCTGaagcctctgcagctgctggaggtgaaGGCCAGGGGCCGCTTCGGCGCCGTCTGGAAGGCCCAGATTATGAACGAATATGTTGCCGTCAAGATCTTCCCCATCCAG aacAAGCAGTCTTGGCAGAACGAGAGGGCGGTGTTCCTGACGCCCGGCATGAGGCATGAAAACATCCTGCGGTACATCGCTGCAGAGAAAAGGGGGAGTcacctggaggcggagctgtgGCTCATCACGGAGTTCCACgagagg ggatCCCTGTCGGACTTCCTGAAGGGAAACATCATCAGCTGGATGGAGGTGTGTCACATCGCCGAGTCCATGGCGTGCGGCCTGGCCTACCTCCACGAGGACATCCCCCGACAGAAGGGGGAGGGCCCCAAGCCGGCCATCGCTCACAG GGACTTCAAGAGTAAGAACATCATGTTGCGTTCGGACCTCACGGCGGTGATCGGAGACTTCGGCCTCGCCGTTTGCTTCGAGGCGGGAAAATCACCAGGAGAGACTCACGGACAG gtcGGGACCCGGCGCTACATGGCTCCAGAGGTTCTGGAGGGAGCCATCAACTTCCAGCGAGACGCCTTCCTCCGGATCGACATGTACGCCGTGGGACTGGTGCTGTGGGAGCTGGCGTCCCGCTGCAGGGCCGCTGATG GCCCGGTGGGGGACTACGTGCTGCCGTTTGAAGAGGAGGTGGGTCAGCATCCGAccctggaggacctgcaggaagTCATCGTCCACAAGAAGACGAGGCCGGCCTTCAAAGACCTGTGGCTCAAGCACGCC ggtCTGGCTCAGGTCTGCGAGACGGCGGAGGAGTGCTGGGACCACGACGCCGAGGCTCGACTGTCGGCTGGCTGCGTTGAGGAGAGGATCGCTCAAGCCCGCCGCCTCATCGCCCCGCCTACCTCTGACCTGATGGTCTCCACGCCCACACCTGTCCCCATGGTAACCAATGTGGACCTACCACCCAAAGAGTCCAGCATATGA
- the LOC137904138 gene encoding 5'-AMP-activated protein kinase subunit gamma-2-like has protein sequence MEDPSVFAMPLLEAGPGRAGRGGRKGEPPPHSTSPTRSFFHRAPFSRPSSPRSAPAGTTSSRWSPSSPYQGGPPQPDSPPRSPHRLSFSGIFRSSSRDSNQQPLPSPSSIKLFTRIRRDKARAHSLSSPPPPPPRQEVSVFRLETYLTEPRRPETRRRRSFSNPSLSCASSSCLPPPPVAPPLPARRLVGAADGVSEQPEPEDAAPEESERDIYMRFMKCHKCYDIIPTSSKLVVFDTTLQVKKAFFALVANGVRAAPLWESKKQSFMGMLTITDFINILTRYYKSPMVQIYELEEHKIETWRELYLQETFKPLVHISPDASIFDAVYSLIKNKIHRLPVIDPVSGNALYILTHKRILKFLQLFVCEMPMPAFMKQTLEELAVGTYANIAYIHPATPLITALSVFTHRRVSALPVVDRTGKVVDIYSKFDVINLAAEKTYNNLDVTVTQALRHRSQNFEGVMKCNKLETLETIVDRIVKAEVHRLVVVDEDSRIVGIVSLSDILQALILSPAGLRRKESLPSQPTASDSVEPETACEPGPDQNPGMEPVAETESQPGPDLDQKLGPNAETENRSEPDQDQELEKETESETVCRDSTETDQQGETEGEEREEDQTDPERGGEEEREEEDQTDPERQTEEEREEENQGEEEREEENQTEPERQTEEEREEEDQTEPERQTEEEREEEDQTDAEEETAETGMEG, from the exons ATGGAG gacCCGAGTGTGTTTGCGATGCCCCTCCTGGAAGCAGGTCCAGGCCGAGCAGGGCGGGGCGGCAGGAAG GGGGAGCCTCCTCCCCACTCCACCAGCCCCACCCGGAGCTTCTTCCACCGGGCTCCGTTCAGCCGGCCCTCAAGCCCCCGCTCCGCTCCGGCCGGGACCACCAGTTCCAGATGGAGTCCCAGCTCCCCCTACCAGGGCGGACCCCCCCAGCCGGACTCGCCCCCCAGATCCCCTCACAG GCTGAGTTTCAGTGGCATCTTCAGGTCATCCTCCAGGGATTCAAACCAACAACCCTTGCCATCCCCTTCCAGCATCAAACTGTTCACCCGCATCAGGAGAGACAAGGCCAGAG CCCACagcctctcctcccctcctcctcctcctcctcgccaggAGGTGAGTGTTTTCCGTCTCGAGACGTACCTGACAGAGCCGAGGCGTCCGGAGACGAGGAGGCGGCGCTCCTTCTCCAACCCATCCCTGTCATGCGCCTCCTCGTCATGCTTGCCCCCACCTCCTGTggcacctcctcttcctgccaggAGGCTG GTGGGGGCGGCAGACGGCGTGTCGGAGCAGCCGGAGCCCGAGGACGCCG cgCCGGAGGAGTCGGAGCGAGACATCTACATGCGCTTCATGAAGTGTCACAAGTGCTATgacatcatccccaccagctcCAAGCTCGTGGTGTTCGACACCACGCTGCAG GTGAAGAAGGCGTTCTTCGCTCTGGTGGCGAACGGCGTCCGAGCGGCTCCTCTGTGGGAGAGCAAGAAGCAGAGCTTCATGG GAATGTTGACGATCACGGACTTCATCAACATCCTGACCAGATATTACAAGTCACCGATG GTTCAGATCTACGAACTGGAGGAGCATAAAATCGAGACGTGGAGAG AACTGTACCTGCAGGAGACCTTCAAGCCGCTGgtccacatctcacctgatgCCAG TATCTTCGACGCCGTGTACTCGCTGATCAAGAATAAGATCCACCGCCTCCCGGTCATCGATCCCGTCAGCGGGAACGCGCTCTACATCCTGACTCACAAGAGGATCCTCAagttcctgcagctcttt GTGTGTGAGATGCCGATGCCAGCCTTCATGAAGCAGACTTTGGAGGAGCTCGCCGTGGGGACGTACGCCAACATCGCCTACATCCACCCCGCCACGCCGCTCATCACGGCGCTGTCCGTGTTCACGCACCGCCGCGTCTCCGCCCTGCCCGTGGTCGACCGCACCG gtaAAGTCGTGGACATCTACTCCAAGTTCGACGTCATC AACCTGGCGGCGGAGAAGACGTACAACAACCTGGACGTGACGGTCACGCAGGCGCTCAGACACAGGTCCCAGAACTTTGAAGGAGTCATGAAGTGCAACAAACTGGAAACCCTGGAAACCATCGTGGACCGCATCGTGAAGGCCGAG GTTCACAGGCTGGTTGTCGTTGACGAGGACTCTCGCATCGTCGGTATCGTCTCCCTGTCAGACATCCTGCAGGCGCTGATCCTGTCCCCTGCAG ggctGCGCAGGAAGGAGTCCCTCCCATCTCAGCCGACGGCTTCAGACTCAGTCGAACCAGAGACCGCATGTGAGCCtggaccggatcagaacccgggAATGGAGCCTGTTGCAGAGACAGAAAGCCAGCCCGGACCGGACCTGGACCAAAAGCTTGGACCTAATGCAGAGACCGAGAATCGGTCCGAACCAGATCAGGACCAGGAGCTAGAAAAAGAAACCGAATCGGAGACCGTCTGCAGGGATTCCACTGAAactgaccagcagggggagacagagggggaggaaagagaggaggacCAGACAGATccggagagagggggggaggaggagagagaggaggaggaccagaCGGATccggagagacagacggaggaggagagagaggaggagaaccagggtgaggaggagagagaggaggagaaccagacggagccggagagacagacggaggaggagagagaggaggaggaccagaCGGAGccggagagacagacggaggaggagagagaggaggaggaccagacggatgctgaggagGAGACAGCAGAGACAGGCATGGAAGGATAG
- the xrcc2 gene encoding DNA repair protein XRCC2, whose product MTESGVQLFARLEARRGLQDVEPRLFPEDGGPAHGEVVELYGAEGTGKTELLYHLVCRCVLPGAAGGLQVDVVFVDTDYSLDMLRLVSILESRLDAARSTGSPSVSSDETALRSCLSRLLVVHCSSSSQLLLTLHFLETTFSSRPTLALLLIDSISAFYWLDRSEGGASIAKQEEKLSRCAKLLGRLLRDYRITVFATCHAIRRACSGPPPSSSSSSPDRPYLCHPWQRLVSHRLLCSRQEAAENMAATAQGSEEPRRRSVFTVLGSSSRTKANRSSSFRVTDGGVAFI is encoded by the exons ATGACTGAGAGCGGCGTTCAG ctgtttGCTCGTCTGGAGGCGCGTCGCGGCCTGCAGGACGTTGAGCCGCGTCTGTTCCCCGAGGATGGAGGACCCGCCCACG GTGAGGTGGTGGAGCTGTACGGAGCGGAGGGAACCG GTAAGACGGAGCTGCTCTACCACCTGGTGTGTCGCTGTGTGTTGCCGGGGGCAGCAGGAGGCCTGCAGGTAGACGTGGTGTTCGTGGACACCGACTACAGTCTGGACATGCTGCGACTGGTCAGCATCCTGGAGAGCCGGCTGGACGCAG CTCGCTCGACCGGCTCTCCCTCAGTCAGCTCGGATGAGACGGCGCTGCGTTCATGTCTGTCCCGCCTCCTGGTCGtccactgctcctcctcctcccagctcctcctcaccctccacTTCCTGGAGACCACATTCTCATCGAGGCCCACTCTGGCACTCCTCCTCATTGACAGTATCTCCGCGTTCTATTGGCTGGATCGCAGTGAAGGCGGGGCTAGCATTGCTAAGCAGGAAGAGAAGCTCAGCAGGTGCGCTAAGCTCCTGGGACGACTCCTCAG GGATTACAGAATCACTGTCTTTGCTACGTGCCATGCGATCAGGAGGGCCTGCagcggaccccccccctcctcctcctcctcctcgcctgaCCGGCCGTACCTTTGTCACCCCTGGCAACGGCTGGTGAGCCACCGGCTGCTGTGCTCCAGACAGGAGGCCGCGGAGAACATGGCCGCCACGGCACAAGGCAGCGAGGAGCCGAGGAGACGCTCCGTCTTCACCGtcctcggctcctcctccaggacgaAGGCCAACAGGAGCAGCTCCTTCCGTGTGACAGACGGAGGAGTGGCGTTTATCTGA